A genomic window from Armatimonadota bacterium includes:
- a CDS encoding S8 family serine peptidase, which yields MGKSRNQAIQGELFKPFFWLLAAILLFILYAPAFGQLEVVLAPPPEPNVKPIIVHPLEADSDFDKIGDSIQKRIREIHNAIALTPDPLRKALLKKQLDVPVRVELIFNRQITQKQLENFIALGGKVEHIYRAVSYGWTGTMTLGAVEMLKAQMGDSLVAVIEDQPVELHLDEATRTGRVRPIWAPGFAGNSSGYSGNSGTTIAVLDTGIDASHTDLSGRMQYWKDWTSDNEPNPIDHGAHGTHVAGIALGTGGAGGSSTSVLYYTDSGDMSELTSGYFYPSPIHIPSGLYTTFTSTATWVGDKTTSLYGLYRANGSTGSYSALSSASSGSSPLTETNTFTSSSQYQYTAALIQNVSKSVGRYAVANLVTYSGIGDGFNTFRGVAPGCRWAGLKVFKNDGTGSTTDIGEALDDVVSKRVTHKIKVANMSLGVYGSPGLNTTLRAKTNTAVNNGIVIVCSAGNDGPGTGAANQIDDPGRAALAITVAASNDINELTQYTSSGFSSPGADEDYKPDVMAPGGSYYYSLILSADTNNSDAEISSFADVQANDYCNMAGTSMSSPFVAGAAALVIQALEENGLVWNFNSNAHPLLVKMLLCATCTESNANREVNSGTNPTLGRATAPKDLFEGFGLINPDAAVEAVKLVYDGSIITGSTTGGYYDRRAWARKVNLVSGVQFAVNLDVPSTGDFDLYLYSGTPDSKGNPVIHAYSTNGGNGVDEAISYTPSASEIGYLVIKRVSGSGTWNLSPLDTTPPTTPVVTDDGAFTTSTTTIHATWVASDSESGIVEYQYAISTTKFESGIIPNGGWVSVGTQQSGTRNDLSLSYGQVYYVLVKAKNGAGLWSEIGVSDGITVVQNTPMTIGGAKLLPNGATVGLNYKVVTAVFADCFYIEEESKAAGIRVTPIEMPEGISAGKLINVGGTMQTIGSERHINGATATIGASCPIESLLLINRAVGGEPWNYNEVTGAGQAGIDGACGLNNIGLLICTTGRVTYVEGTDFWLDDGSQVTGDSGHEGIRVSAIGFANFPSLNNYVKVTGISSCIQSGSNLCPLIRATDLVIIQ from the coding sequence ATGGGAAAATCCCGTAATCAGGCAATTCAGGGCGAGCTCTTTAAACCTTTTTTCTGGCTACTCGCGGCAATTTTACTTTTTATCCTTTATGCACCAGCCTTCGGACAATTAGAAGTTGTCCTTGCTCCGCCTCCTGAACCTAACGTGAAGCCTATAATTGTGCATCCGTTGGAAGCAGATAGCGATTTTGACAAGATAGGGGATAGCATCCAAAAGCGAATTCGCGAAATCCATAACGCAATTGCTCTCACGCCTGACCCCCTTCGCAAAGCATTACTTAAAAAGCAACTGGATGTACCCGTCCGGGTTGAGTTGATATTTAATCGCCAAATTACGCAGAAGCAACTCGAAAATTTTATCGCTTTGGGCGGCAAAGTTGAACATATCTATCGGGCGGTTAGTTATGGTTGGACGGGAACAATGACGCTCGGTGCTGTCGAAATGCTTAAGGCTCAAATGGGCGACTCTTTGGTAGCCGTAATCGAAGACCAACCAGTTGAACTTCACCTTGATGAGGCGACCCGGACGGGCAGGGTGCGTCCTATTTGGGCTCCAGGATTCGCCGGCAATTCCTCAGGATATTCGGGCAACAGTGGGACGACAATTGCTGTCCTGGATACGGGAATAGATGCATCGCATACCGATCTATCAGGCAGAATGCAGTACTGGAAGGACTGGACAAGTGATAATGAACCCAATCCTATTGATCATGGCGCCCACGGAACTCACGTTGCTGGAATCGCTCTAGGAACCGGCGGCGCAGGCGGGTCTTCAACGTCAGTACTATACTATACCGACAGCGGCGATATGTCTGAATTAACCAGTGGCTATTTCTATCCATCGCCAATACATATCCCTAGCGGGTTGTATACTACATTCACAAGCACAGCGACTTGGGTCGGTGACAAAACTACGAGTTTATATGGTTTATACCGCGCGAATGGCTCTACTGGAAGCTATTCTGCGTTAAGTAGCGCTTCGAGCGGAAGTTCGCCGCTTACCGAGACTAACACATTTACCTCCTCGTCACAATATCAGTATACTGCTGCCTTAATTCAAAACGTATCCAAGAGCGTTGGAAGATATGCGGTGGCGAACTTAGTGACTTATTCTGGAATTGGGGATGGATTCAATACATTTCGAGGTGTTGCCCCCGGATGCCGCTGGGCAGGATTGAAAGTATTTAAAAACGATGGTACAGGTTCAACAACGGATATTGGTGAGGCTCTGGACGACGTTGTTTCTAAGAGGGTAACTCACAAAATCAAAGTTGCCAATATGAGCTTGGGGGTCTACGGGAGCCCAGGTCTAAATACTACTCTGCGGGCAAAAACTAATACGGCTGTCAACAATGGAATAGTGATTGTTTGTTCAGCTGGCAATGATGGACCGGGCACCGGTGCGGCAAATCAGATTGATGACCCAGGCAGAGCCGCGCTTGCGATAACCGTGGCGGCGAGTAATGACATCAATGAGCTTACGCAGTATACGAGCAGTGGTTTTAGTTCGCCTGGCGCAGACGAGGATTATAAACCCGATGTCATGGCACCAGGTGGGTCCTACTACTATTCGCTCATACTTTCTGCTGATACAAACAATTCAGATGCCGAAATCTCTTCGTTTGCCGATGTGCAAGCAAATGACTACTGCAACATGGCAGGAACTTCTATGTCATCACCGTTCGTTGCGGGGGCGGCGGCGTTAGTAATTCAAGCGCTTGAGGAAAATGGTCTCGTTTGGAATTTCAATTCAAATGCTCATCCTTTGTTGGTGAAGATGCTCTTGTGCGCGACATGCACAGAGTCAAATGCAAATCGTGAAGTCAATTCTGGCACGAACCCAACGCTTGGGCGTGCGACAGCTCCCAAGGACCTATTTGAAGGGTTCGGTCTTATAAATCCTGATGCTGCAGTTGAGGCCGTGAAATTGGTTTATGACGGCTCAATAATCACCGGTTCAACTACTGGAGGGTATTACGATAGAAGAGCTTGGGCCAGAAAGGTCAATTTGGTTTCAGGTGTACAGTTTGCGGTTAACCTGGATGTTCCTTCTACAGGTGATTTTGACCTTTATCTCTATTCGGGGACACCAGATAGTAAAGGAAACCCTGTGATTCACGCCTACAGTACCAACGGAGGAAACGGCGTAGATGAAGCGATTAGCTATACACCTTCTGCAAGCGAAATCGGTTATCTGGTTATCAAGCGTGTAAGCGGTAGCGGAACGTGGAATTTATCGCCTCTAGATACTACGCCGCCCACCACACCAGTGGTAACCGATGATGGCGCTTTCACCACAAGCACAACCACTATCCATGCAACTTGGGTGGCATCGGATTCTGAGTCTGGCATTGTCGAGTACCAATATGCCATTAGCACAACTAAGTTTGAGTCGGGTATAATCCCAAACGGCGGCTGGGTAAGCGTCGGCACTCAGCAAAGTGGAACACGTAATGACCTTTCTCTTTCTTATGGACAGGTTTATTACGTGCTCGTGAAAGCCAAAAATGGCGCCGGCCTCTGGAGCGAAATAGGAGTTTCCGACGGCATAACGGTCGTTCAAAATACCCCAATGACCATAGGCGGCGCAAAGCTCCTGCCGAATGGCGCCACTGTTGGATTGAATTACAAGGTAGTTACTGCAGTTTTTGCCGATTGCTTCTACATCGAAGAAGAAAGCAAAGCAGCCGGCATTCGTGTTACTCCTATTGAAATGCCAGAAGGAATTTCGGCAGGGAAGCTTATAAATGTCGGCGGAACAATGCAGACAATTGGCAGCGAGAGACACATAAATGGGGCAACCGCTACAATTGGGGCTTCTTGCCCTATAGAATCCCTCTTGCTTATCAACCGCGCTGTGGGAGGCGAGCCTTGGAATTACAACGAAGTTACGGGAGCTGGGCAGGCAGGTATTGACGGTGCATGCGGACTTAACAATATAGGACTCCTTATCTGTACAACCGGCCGCGTAACCTACGTTGAGGGAACGGATTTTTGGCTGGATGACGGCTCTCAAGTTACTGGTGACTCTGGACATGAGGGAATAAGGGTTTCTGCTATTGGCTTTGCGAATTTCCCATCATTGAACAATTATGTGAAGGTTACCGGTATTAGTTCATGCATACAGTCGGGGTCGAATCTCTGCCCGCTTATTCGAGCAACTGACTTGGTAATAATTCAGTAG
- a CDS encoding transketolase, whose protein sequence is MAVKQSVISEEEVQRLEAIAKELRAYNLISIYAAGSGHPGGTLSIIDFVTVLYFHTLNHKPEDPYWEGRDRVFWSTGHKAPALYVALARAGYFPIEEAMRLRQLGSPFQGHPNMLELCGVEISSGSLGQGLGVAVGAALAAKLNGQSHRIYCIMGDGEQQEGSIWEAAMSASQFKLDNLCGILDKNKLQIDGWTKDVMNIEPIADKYRAFGWHVIEIDGHDIAQIATAFEEAKTIKGKPTIVIGDTIKGKGVSFMENEAGWHGIAPKKEQFEKAIEELRFPGLTDERIKELLDYASAHAKRAAENAKSKLPKFKRDYWWNSSNEMQVEMEPTRMGFGKGLAKIGDDPRIVTIHADISASIRITAFEENNPERKNRVFSVGIAEQNMMAVAGGLAKEGKIPITGTYGVFAAGRAWDQIRTTICYANLNVKIAGAHGGISVGPDGATHQALEEISLMAILPNMNLIVPADSIETERATKIGILDVVGPVYIRYAREATPIISTFETPFVFGKANVIRYRGAKPNFVDAFETILASEYKNENEDIAIIACGPMVPEAMRAAWILKEEFGMETRVLNVHTVKPIDKDAIIRAANETGAVLTAEEHQVGGFGNIVAGILLKNTEKPIAFDMIGVQDKFGESGQPWELMQVFGLCAEHLADKAKKLVESK, encoded by the coding sequence ATGGCTGTTAAGCAATCGGTGATTTCCGAAGAGGAAGTACAGAGGCTAGAAGCAATTGCTAAGGAACTTCGAGCCTACAACCTTATTTCCATATATGCTGCCGGGTCTGGGCATCCGGGCGGAACGTTATCAATAATCGACTTCGTTACCGTTCTTTATTTCCACACTCTAAACCACAAGCCGGAGGATCCATATTGGGAAGGTAGGGACCGAGTATTTTGGTCAACCGGTCACAAAGCGCCAGCGTTGTATGTAGCCCTCGCGCGAGCTGGATACTTCCCAATCGAGGAAGCTATGCGCCTCCGACAGCTTGGAAGCCCATTCCAAGGGCATCCGAATATGCTGGAACTCTGCGGCGTTGAAATCTCAAGCGGTTCGCTTGGGCAGGGGCTGGGTGTTGCAGTTGGTGCGGCCCTCGCCGCGAAACTGAACGGCCAGTCACACCGAATCTATTGCATAATGGGTGATGGCGAACAGCAAGAAGGAAGCATATGGGAAGCCGCCATGTCGGCTAGCCAATTCAAGCTAGATAATCTCTGCGGAATTCTCGACAAAAACAAGCTTCAAATTGATGGCTGGACGAAGGATGTCATGAACATTGAGCCAATTGCCGACAAGTATCGGGCTTTTGGCTGGCACGTTATAGAGATAGATGGTCACGATATTGCTCAAATCGCAACGGCATTTGAGGAAGCAAAAACAATCAAGGGCAAACCAACAATAGTAATTGGCGACACGATTAAGGGCAAGGGCGTTTCATTCATGGAGAATGAAGCGGGCTGGCATGGCATAGCCCCTAAGAAAGAACAATTCGAAAAGGCAATTGAGGAACTAAGATTCCCCGGGCTGACAGATGAAAGAATCAAGGAGTTGCTCGACTACGCCTCAGCCCATGCCAAACGCGCTGCGGAAAATGCAAAATCAAAACTGCCTAAATTCAAGCGCGATTACTGGTGGAACTCCAGCAACGAAATGCAAGTTGAAATGGAACCAACTCGCATGGGCTTTGGCAAAGGACTTGCAAAAATTGGCGATGACCCAAGGATTGTTACAATTCACGCCGATATATCAGCTTCGATTCGTATTACTGCCTTCGAGGAAAATAACCCCGAGCGCAAAAACCGAGTCTTCAGCGTTGGCATTGCCGAACAAAACATGATGGCAGTTGCAGGTGGCCTTGCAAAGGAGGGAAAAATTCCCATTACTGGCACCTACGGGGTATTCGCTGCTGGCCGGGCATGGGACCAGATTCGCACGACTATTTGTTATGCGAATCTCAACGTGAAAATTGCAGGCGCACATGGTGGAATCTCAGTTGGGCCAGACGGTGCAACTCACCAAGCGCTTGAGGAAATCAGCCTTATGGCAATTCTCCCGAACATGAACCTGATTGTGCCAGCCGATTCCATAGAAACCGAACGAGCAACCAAGATTGGAATCCTAGACGTTGTTGGCCCGGTTTATATTCGCTATGCAAGAGAGGCAACGCCGATAATTAGCACTTTCGAAACGCCTTTCGTTTTTGGGAAAGCCAACGTAATTCGCTACCGAGGCGCAAAACCTAATTTCGTTGATGCCTTCGAAACCATTTTAGCATCCGAATATAAGAACGAGAACGAGGATATTGCCATTATTGCATGTGGCCCTATGGTTCCTGAGGCAATGCGTGCGGCATGGATACTCAAGGAAGAGTTTGGCATGGAAACAAGGGTTCTAAATGTTCACACAGTCAAGCCAATAGACAAAGATGCTATCATCCGTGCGGCAAATGAAACCGGCGCTGTTCTCACTGCAGAAGAGCATCAAGTCGGCGGCTTCGGAAACATCGTAGCAGGAATCCTATTGAAAAACACCGAAAAGCCGATAGCATTTGATATGATAGGAGTTCAAGACAAGTTCGGCGAATCAGGACAACCTTGGGAACTCATGCAAGTATTTGGCCTATGTGCAGAACATCTTGCTGATAAGGCGAAGAAGCTTGTTGAATCGAAATAA